In Paenibacillus sp. 1781tsa1, one DNA window encodes the following:
- a CDS encoding LysR family transcriptional regulator codes for MEERDWRILQELYKHRNITKTAQNLFMSQPALTGRIQQIEREFEITIVQRGRRGVDFTPHGEYMAKAADEMLKRYQHIKDDLLKLNDQVTGTLRLGVGYFFTKNKLPRMLQMFKELYPEVEYKVITARSKTIHNLILNQDIHIGLIRGDYTWNGEKHFLFQDTLCVVSKEAFTLEELPHRPRIDYRTDQVLKSEIDNWWSDHYSVPPRIGMEVDHADSAREMVMNGLGYAIMPSMYFNGEKLMKIHIKNRKGEPIIRRTYMFYHQEFMQLNQVNAFVQFLKNFDFNKSL; via the coding sequence GTGGAAGAACGGGATTGGAGAATTCTGCAAGAATTGTACAAGCATCGTAATATTACAAAGACTGCGCAGAATCTGTTCATGTCACAACCAGCGCTAACAGGAAGGATTCAGCAAATCGAGAGAGAATTTGAAATCACGATTGTACAAAGGGGAAGAAGAGGCGTAGATTTTACTCCCCATGGTGAATATATGGCAAAAGCAGCTGATGAAATGCTCAAAAGATATCAACATATCAAGGATGATTTACTTAAGCTGAATGACCAGGTTACCGGGACACTGAGACTTGGCGTCGGCTATTTTTTTACCAAGAACAAGCTCCCTCGGATGCTGCAGATGTTCAAGGAACTATATCCGGAGGTTGAGTATAAGGTCATTACTGCACGCAGTAAAACCATTCATAACCTGATATTGAATCAAGATATCCATATCGGTCTCATTCGGGGGGATTATACATGGAACGGTGAAAAACATTTTCTGTTTCAGGACACGTTATGTGTAGTGTCCAAGGAAGCGTTCACTCTTGAAGAACTGCCACATCGGCCTCGGATTGATTACAGGACAGATCAGGTTCTTAAATCTGAAATCGATAATTGGTGGTCCGACCATTATTCCGTACCTCCCAGAATAGGCATGGAGGTCGACCATGCAGACTCAGCCAGGGAGATGGTGATGAATGGATTGGGATATGCCATCATGCCAAGCATGTACTTCAACGGAGAGAAACTGATGAAAATTCATATCAAGAACAGGAAGGGGGAACCCATCATCCGTCGGACATATATGTTTTATCACCAGGAATTTATGCAGCTTAATCAGGTCAATGCTTTTGTGCAATTTCTGAAAAATTTCGATTTCAACAAATCCCTATAG
- a CDS encoding OsmC family protein — MATLNEYLAQKREAAQALHQQALANPEPRNYSAKVRAAGRSGIREIRIRDFQIISDSPENFAGYSLGPASPEIQLGVLGSCMTHITLIQAAKLGISLESLEIEVHGQEHPLAGQEGYENVPIYPHNIHYKIHITSDESPEKIKELHETVERVCPIYNLLLNPQTITGEVVLNTVSGLQGVASEQGN, encoded by the coding sequence ATGGCAACGTTGAATGAGTACCTTGCACAGAAAAGAGAAGCCGCACAGGCGTTACATCAACAGGCACTAGCCAACCCGGAGCCAAGAAACTATTCCGCCAAGGTACGCGCGGCAGGTAGAAGTGGAATCCGCGAGATTCGGATCAGAGATTTTCAGATCATTAGCGACAGTCCCGAAAATTTTGCCGGATATAGTCTTGGCCCGGCATCGCCGGAAATTCAACTGGGTGTTCTGGGCAGCTGCATGACTCACATCACATTGATCCAGGCTGCCAAGCTCGGCATTTCGCTGGAATCCCTCGAGATCGAGGTCCATGGACAGGAACATCCCCTGGCAGGACAAGAAGGGTATGAAAATGTCCCTATCTATCCGCACAATATTCATTACAAAATTCACATCACCTCTGACGAGAGCCCCGAGAAAATCAAGGAACTTCATGAAACGGTTGAGCGAGTATGTCCTATATACAATCTTTTGCTTAATCCTCAGACCATTACAGGCGAGGTTGTGTTAAATACTGTCTCCGGTCTTCAAGGAGTAGCATCAGAACAAGGGAATTAA
- a CDS encoding ABC transporter permease, with protein sequence MAKYIVRSLLQIVPVLFIITMIVFILVHVTGDPVAMMLPDTATAEDRQVLRAALGLDRPLYVQYSIFVSNLLRGDFGDSFRYGQAALPIVLERLPASFELATASMVVACCISIPLGIWSAVKRNSFMDLLISGISVLGKAMPNFWVGIMLILLVSVKLEWTPVSGRGGFSHLILPALTLGTGIAAEMTRMIRSSFLEIIGQDYIRTARSKGLREMVVLGKHALRNALIPVVTISGLQLTNLVSGSLVTETVFSWPGMGLLIVQAINTHDMAIIQAAVFIIAFIVILINLLTDIVYKLLDPRIKYSS encoded by the coding sequence ATGGCCAAATATATCGTTCGATCCTTGCTTCAGATTGTACCGGTTCTCTTCATTATTACAATGATTGTATTTATACTCGTTCATGTCACAGGTGATCCCGTAGCTATGATGCTTCCAGATACAGCCACGGCTGAAGACAGGCAGGTTCTGAGGGCTGCCTTGGGTCTGGATCGGCCTTTATATGTACAGTATTCCATATTTGTATCCAATTTGCTGCGAGGGGACTTCGGTGACTCATTCCGTTACGGTCAAGCCGCCCTGCCTATCGTATTGGAGAGATTACCTGCCAGCTTCGAACTGGCGACGGCATCGATGGTCGTAGCCTGCTGTATTTCTATCCCTCTTGGCATATGGTCGGCGGTCAAACGCAACTCGTTTATGGATCTGTTGATCTCGGGCATATCCGTTCTTGGCAAGGCGATGCCTAACTTTTGGGTAGGGATCATGCTGATCCTGCTTGTCTCCGTCAAACTGGAATGGACGCCCGTGTCGGGAAGAGGCGGCTTCTCACACTTGATTCTACCTGCGCTCACACTGGGCACTGGCATTGCCGCCGAGATGACTCGGATGATTCGTTCAAGCTTTCTTGAAATTATCGGTCAGGATTATATCCGGACGGCGCGAAGCAAGGGGCTCCGGGAAATGGTAGTCTTGGGTAAACATGCTCTGAGGAATGCCCTGATTCCGGTCGTGACGATATCTGGATTGCAGCTGACCAATCTGGTCAGTGGATCGCTGGTCACCGAAACGGTTTTTTCATGGCCAGGCATGGGCCTGCTTATTGTCCAAGCGATCAACACGCATGATATGGCGATCATACAGGCTGCCGTATTCATTATTGCATTTATCGTAATCTTGATTAATCTGCTTACAGACATCGTGTACAAGCTATTGGATCCACGGATTAAATACAGCTCCTAA
- a CDS encoding ABC transporter substrate-binding protein, whose product MQRLYKWPLTLLVFLLVITGCNNAASVSTGSSGDEKVLTIGNTIDNVTFDVHDHGNTQTESIHVNLFEYLVKKDASDPKKKLPGLAVSWERTDDLTWHFILREGVIFHNGDPFTAEDVKFTLERAARDKSLIDYPSYNIIDRVEIKDDYTVDIITKEPDPIMLSRLSRISSGILPAKYFQEKGIEGFNAAPVGTGPYKFDRWIKDDRVELVKNENYYAGEPKWDRVIFRTIPESTTRISELLTGSVDIAVIIPPGDIQRVKDSGKTYYTDLESARVQSLLVRQTPGTVTADPKVREAIELAIDKQTLVDSVLEGAGVPTQEAIGPGILGFNPDLFNTNLYDPDRAKQLLVEAGYPNGVELTLSSPTSTKEVAEAIAAYLTEANFKVNLEILEQTQYKQ is encoded by the coding sequence ATGCAACGTTTGTATAAATGGCCACTAACCCTGCTCGTATTTCTTTTAGTTATCACCGGGTGTAATAACGCTGCTTCAGTAAGCACCGGCTCGTCTGGCGACGAAAAAGTGCTAACCATCGGCAATACCATTGATAATGTCACGTTTGATGTCCACGATCATGGCAACACACAAACCGAATCCATTCATGTCAATCTGTTTGAGTACCTTGTCAAAAAAGATGCTTCCGACCCCAAAAAGAAGCTGCCGGGTCTCGCCGTTTCTTGGGAAAGAACGGATGATCTGACATGGCACTTTATTCTGAGAGAAGGGGTTATATTCCATAATGGAGACCCGTTCACCGCAGAAGATGTGAAATTCACCCTTGAACGGGCAGCACGCGACAAATCCCTAATCGATTATCCCTCGTACAATATCATTGACCGGGTTGAGATCAAGGATGATTATACCGTTGATATTATAACGAAAGAGCCTGACCCCATCATGCTATCAAGGTTGAGTCGAATAAGTTCCGGCATCTTGCCAGCCAAATATTTTCAGGAAAAAGGCATTGAAGGTTTCAATGCGGCTCCGGTGGGGACAGGACCCTACAAGTTTGATCGGTGGATTAAGGATGACCGGGTTGAACTTGTCAAAAACGAAAACTACTACGCTGGAGAGCCAAAATGGGACAGGGTTATTTTCCGTACAATACCCGAATCCACAACACGTATATCCGAGCTGCTTACGGGTTCGGTTGATATCGCTGTGATTATTCCTCCGGGAGATATCCAGCGGGTCAAGGACAGTGGCAAGACTTATTATACGGATCTGGAGAGTGCCAGAGTCCAAAGCCTGCTGGTGCGTCAGACCCCTGGAACTGTCACCGCAGATCCTAAGGTCAGGGAAGCGATTGAGCTTGCAATCGACAAACAAACATTGGTAGACAGTGTGCTCGAAGGCGCGGGAGTCCCAACTCAAGAAGCAATCGGACCTGGTATTTTGGGATTCAATCCGGACCTGTTTAACACCAATCTTTACGATCCGGATCGTGCCAAGCAATTGCTTGTTGAGGCAGGTTATCCAAACGGAGTTGAGCTGACGCTCAGCAGTCCGACTAGCACCAAAGAGGTCGCAGAGGCCATCGCCGCCTATCTGACAGAGGCTAATTTTAAAGTGAATCTTGAAATTCTGGAGCAGACGCAGTACAAGCAGTGA
- a CDS encoding ABC transporter permease, whose protein sequence is MAKSIQTEASLVMPAHSSHEEPLQRRGNWRNLFQSKTGVVGLVLLLIIILLSLAAPYIAPHDASKANIAQKLLPPAWAEGGTWEYVLGTDGLGRDIWSRILYGSQVSLIVGFSAVIISGLIGIVLGLLAGYYGSWIDAIIMRVTDAFVAIPTILFMMLFMFVLGEGIGTLIFVIGITGWVSYTRLVRSEVLSVRERDYVRAARVSGAKTLRIIGVHILPNISSSIIVIATINVGRVIISEAALSFLGLGIQPPAVSWGGMLSDGRQYLATSWWVATLPGLAITITVLAIIFVGDWLRDWLDPKLK, encoded by the coding sequence ATGGCAAAATCCATTCAGACAGAAGCTTCACTGGTTATGCCGGCTCACTCATCCCATGAGGAACCGCTACAACGTAGAGGTAACTGGAGGAACTTGTTCCAGAGTAAGACCGGGGTTGTGGGCCTGGTCCTGCTTCTGATAATCATATTGCTATCACTCGCTGCACCTTATATTGCGCCACATGACGCGTCAAAGGCAAATATTGCACAAAAGCTTCTTCCCCCTGCTTGGGCAGAAGGCGGAACTTGGGAATACGTCCTAGGTACCGATGGGCTGGGCCGTGATATTTGGAGTCGGATTTTATATGGATCACAGGTCTCACTAATTGTCGGTTTTAGTGCCGTAATCATATCAGGACTCATCGGTATCGTGCTTGGTCTTTTGGCTGGGTACTACGGTTCGTGGATTGATGCAATCATTATGCGAGTGACAGATGCTTTTGTCGCCATTCCTACTATTTTGTTCATGATGCTGTTCATGTTCGTACTTGGGGAAGGGATAGGGACTCTAATCTTTGTCATCGGGATCACAGGCTGGGTGAGCTATACCCGATTGGTCCGAAGTGAGGTACTGAGTGTACGAGAGCGTGATTATGTACGTGCCGCCCGCGTTAGTGGTGCCAAAACACTTCGAATTATAGGGGTTCATATCCTGCCCAATATTAGTTCCTCTATTATTGTCATTGCTACGATTAATGTAGGCAGAGTCATTATATCGGAAGCCGCTTTGAGCTTTCTTGGATTGGGCATTCAGCCGCCAGCCGTATCATGGGGAGGCATGCTCAGCGACGGGAGGCAATACCTGGCTACAAGCTGGTGGGTAGCTACACTTCCGGGACTGGCCATTACCATCACGGTACTGGCGATCATTTTTGTCGGAGATTGGTTACGTGACTGGCTAGACCCTAAATTGAAATAG